One window from the genome of Pyrus communis chromosome 16, drPyrComm1.1, whole genome shotgun sequence encodes:
- the LOC137721030 gene encoding uncharacterized protein has translation MSYQYPILGDRPINLLKVTELKEELKKRSLTTKGLKDDLVKRLDEAIRIEGENASTQDNRLYGDKVVEPITVLAKTPRSTGSGGRKRTGKVDLPVQVDVNASATDLDQGGIQEGYVLVDKDAGAIAEEELVVQSTIVETSVRVTETQVSEAAFVGDNSQNTEANKGIGNSQPLFDNEVPKPLVENEDPKPVVENEDPKPIVENEDPKPQVEHEDPELYRKNEDPRPDLENEDPEPQLENENPNPQLENVDPKAQLEDEDSKPQLEKESLEPTDRDVMVNSSAPNYQVSEVSHLGFEVKYDSISTDSVSINEKIELKDNIIADHVKLELDVNPEMVDPSSSTVVPVSGDSHPLDAEEPHQVKASVGEKVDNNDTNADISKKNDSADVGYSEKLNLERSSGDDSMEEDVLDGKQIDSKYNSDDVGEMCEKNDVPIVNEESHVDIVGDDISLDKMDENVEIKNHTAPPAEKRKLNDQAAVGSNEPIKRRRWNSESLKVPELQSPIQKLTVTPKETFQTTGLKRNFSRSNSTMSEEAPKERVVPPSQKAPTNSLRIDHFLRPFTLKAVQELLGKTGSVTDFWMDHIKTHCYVTYSSVEEALETRNAVYNLQWPPNGGRLLAVEFVDPQEVQTRLQAFQTPAAPVGGGPVPVAATTSQPQPSPRQPRQQQLPPPASVPPPPPLPTAPPARERLPLPPPPPLPEKLDLPIVTLDDLFRKTKSTPRIYYLPLSEEQVAEKLAAQQGRNTRQ, from the exons ATGTCATATCAATATCCGATTCTTGGCGACCGACCAATCAACCTTTTGAAGGTTACAGAATTAAAAGAGGAGCTTAAGAAGCGAAGTTTGACAACCAAGGGCTTGAAGGATGATTTGGTAAAACGGTTGGATGAAGCAATACGAATTGAAGGGGAAAATGCTTCGACCCAGGATAACAGACTTTATGGTGATAAAGTTGTAGAGCCAATTACAGTTCTTGCTAAAACACCTAGAAGCACTGGTTCTGGTGGGCGTAAAAGGACTGGAAAAGTTGATTTGCCGGTTCAGGTTGATGTTAATGCCAGTGCTACAGACTTGGATCAAGGGGGTATTCAAGAAGGTTATGTTCTGGTTGATAAAGATGCTGGTGCCATAGCTGAAGAGGAGCTGGTTGTTCAATCAACTATTGTGGAAACCAGTGTTAGGGTCACTGAGACTCAGGTGTCTGAGGCAGCATTTGTTGGTGATAATTCACAGAACACTGAAGCTAATAAGGGAATTGGGAATTCACAGCCCCTATTTGACAATGAGGTTCCAAAGCCCCTAGTAGAGAATGAGGATCCAAAGCCCGTAGTGGAGAATGAGGATCCAAAGCCCATAGTAGAGAATGAGGATCCAAAGCCTCAGGTGGAGCATGAGGATCCAGAGCTATATCGTAAGAATGAGGATCCAAGGCCCGACCTGGAGAATGAGGATCCAGAGCCCCAGCTGGAGAATGAGAATCCAAATCCCCAGCTGGAGAATGTTGATCCTAAGGCCCAGCTGGAGGATGAGGATTCAAAGCCCCAACTGGAGAAAGAGAGTTTAGAGCCTACAGACAGGGATGTCATGGTCAACTCTTCTGCTCCAAACTACCAGGTATCTGAGGTCAGCCATTTAGGGTTTGAAGTAAAATATGATTCTATTTCTACTGATTCTGTGTCAATTAATGAAAAGATTGAACTAAAGGATAATATAATTGCTGACCATGtcaaattagaattagatgttAACCCGGAGATGGTTGACCCATCATCCAGCACTGTTGTCCCAGTCAGTGGTGATTCACATCCACTGGATGCTGAAGAACCACACCAGGTCAAAGCTTCTGTTGGAGAGAAAGTTGACAACAATGATACAAATGCAGACATAAGCAAGAAAAATGATAGTGCTGATGTGGGGTActctgaaaaattaaatttagagaGAAGTTCTGGAGATGATTCTATGGAAGAAGATGTGCTGGACGGTAAACAAATTGATTCAAAGTATAATTCTGACGATGTGGGAGAGATGTGTGAGAAAAATGATGTACCCATTGTTAATGAGGAAAGTCATGTTGATATTGTGGGAGATGATATTTCCCTGGACAAAATGGATGAAAATGTTGAGATCAAGAATCATACAGCCCCACCTGCTGAGAAAAGAAAGCTTAATG ATCAAGCAGCAGTTGGAAGCAATGAGCCTATAAAAAGGCGCAGGTGGAACTCTGAAAGCCTTAAAGTTCCAGAGCTGCAAAGTCCTATTCAAAAACTGACGGTCACACCCAAGGAAACTTTCCAGACCACCGGTTTAAAGCGTAACTTTTCGAGATCAAACTCTACTATGAGTGAGGAAGCTCCCAAAGAACGTGTTG TTCCACCATCACAGAAGGCTCCAACTAATTCCCTTAGAATTGATCATTTTCTGCGACCTTTCACCCTGAAAGCTGTGCAAGAACTTCTAGGAAAAACCGGGTCTGTTACTGATTTCTGGATGGACCACATCAAAACTCATTGCTATGTTACT TATTCATCAGTGGAAGAAGCCTTGGAGACACGGAATGCTGTGTATAACCTACAGTGGCCTCCCAATGGTGGGCGCCTCTTAGCGGTTGAGTTTGTTGATCCTCAGGAAGTGCAAACACGGCTTCAGGCTTTTCAGACTCCTGCTGCACCTGTCGGCGGTGGTCCTGTTCCTGTTGCCGCGACCACCTCACAGCCGCAGCCTTCTCCCCGTCAACCTAGGCAGCAGCAGCTTCCACCACCTGCTTCTGTCCCTCCTCCACCACCCTTGCCTACAGCTCCCCCAGCAAGAGAGCGGCTTCCTCTGCCTCCTCCACCACCTCTACCGGAGAAGCTTGATCTTCCAATTGTCACCTTGGATGATCTCTTTCGGAAAACCAAGTCAACTCCCCGAATCTATTACTTGCCTTTGTCAGAAGAACAAGTGGCTGAAAAACTTGCAGCACAACAGGGAAGAAATACGAGGCAGTAG
- the LOC137721031 gene encoding uncharacterized protein — protein MNSVFSEQILADKLSKLNSTQQCIETLSHWCIFHRSKAELVVATWDKQFNSAQMVQKVPLLYLANDILQNSKRKGNEFVAEFWKVLPAALKVVHEQGDDHGKKVVSRLVGIWEERRVFGSRTRSLKELMLGEELPPPLELSGKKRLRSVRIVKRDSRSIRTKLSIGGPAEKIVSAFHLVISEHPTEDAEMSKCKSAAHRVRKLEKDVYIACTNAKDPKRKTLAKEVEEEENILKQCIDKLKLVETSRVALVSQLKEALHEQESELENVRTQMQVAQAQAEEATNMRKRLNDEDYVFKPSSATSPSTDGNSIGGQTPRKSAAAIAALVADKLAASSSSQLIMTSVLSTFAAEEAKNARLTKPSTSMPGTDSISKPERSVPISDANVFMSSQAPSVQPNHSYQSALVPQPQNQAPTSQGQFHMLPNPPSQQYLQPSGGVMSPYGYGSIPHLPLGPPPPPPHMVSPLVPLAQQPVQNSQQQPIPLTQPPPPAPSFRPLQQPPGMVYYAHPHHSQ, from the exons ATGAATAGTGTATTCAGTGAGCAGATACTTGCAGACAAGCTCTCCAAGCTCAACAGCACCCAGCAATGCATTGAAA CTTTGTCGCATTGGTGCATATTTCACCGGAGCAAAGCAGAACTGGTTGTTGCAACATGGGATAAACAATTCAATAGTGCACAGATGGTTCAGAAAGTTCCTCTCTTGTATCTTGCAAATGACATCCTGCAGAACAGTAAGCGGAAAGGAAATGAATTTGTTGCTGAGTTTTGGAAGGTTCTTCCAGCAGCTCTCAAAGTTGTTCATGAGCAAGGCGATGATCATGGAAAGAAAGTTGTATCTAGATTA GTTGGTATTTGGGAAGAGAGACGAGTATTTGGGTCTCGTACAAGGAGCCTCAAAGAACTAATGCTTGGGGAAGAACTGCCTCCACCATTGGAACTCAGTGGCAAAAAGCGCTTACGTTCAGTCAGAATTGTAAAAAGAGATTCACGCTCTATCAGAACG AAACTTTCTATTGGAGGCCCAGCTGAGAAGATTGTATCCGCATTTCACTTGGTGATCAGTGAACATCCCACTGAAGATGCTGAGATGAGTAAATGCAAGTCTGCAGCTCACCGTGTAAGGAAGTTGGAGAAAGATGTTTACATTGCCTGTACTAATG CAAAAGATCCAAAGCGGAAAACTTTAGCAAAAGAAGTAGAGGAGGAAGAAAATATTTTGAAGCAGTGTATCGATAAACTTAAATTAGTTGAAACAAGTAGAGTAGCACTTGTATCTCAATTAAAAGAAGCTCTGCATGAACAG GAATCTGAACTGGAGAACGTTCGAACTCAGATGCAG GTAGCACAGGCACAGGCAGAAGAAGCCACCAACATGCGGAAGCGGCTCAATGATGAAGATTATGTGTTTAAACCATCAAGTGCGACCAGTCCTTCCACTGATGGAAATTCTATAGGCGGACAAACACCTAGGAAATCAGCTGCAGCCATTGCAGCTTTGGTTGCAGACAAGCTTGCTGCTTCAAGTTCTTCTCAATTGATTATGACTTCTGTTCTTTCAACATTTGCTGCTGAAGAAGCGAAGAATGCTCGTCTGACAAAGCCCTCCACGTCTATGCCGGGCACCGATTCAATATCCAAACCTGAGAGGTCAGTGCCAATTTCGGATGCCAATGTTTTTATGTCATCACAAGCGCCTTCTGTGCAGCCAAACCATTCATACCAATCAGCATTGGTTCCCCAACCGCAGAATCAAGCCCCAACCTCTCAAGGTCAATTTCACATGCTTCCAAACCCGCCATCTCAACAATATTTACAGCCGTCAGGAGGGGTCATGAGCCCATATGGTTATGGTAGCATTCCACATTTGCCTCTAGGGCCACCACCTCCCCCACCTCATATGGTGAGTCCACTGGTGCCTTTGGCTCAGCAGCCTGTACAAAATAGCCAGCAGCAACCAATACCCTTAACTCAGCCGCCTCCACCCGCTCCTAGTTTCCGGCCACTTCAGCAGCCACCCGGAATGGTGTATTATGCTCATCCTCATCACTCTCAGTGA